One genomic region from Streptomyces venezuelae encodes:
- a CDS encoding N-acetyltransferase, which produces MSWLPDDFVHPVLVPLPGGGHHLRPIREADTPLDYPAVMGSRERLWTIFGPAWGWPAATMTYEADQADLLRHEKEIAAHQSFNYALFDAAETALLGCVYIDPPEKAGADGEISWWVVDELVGSKVEQALDELVPQWIAADWPFEQPRFLGREVSWSDWLALPEHPDA; this is translated from the coding sequence ATGAGCTGGCTTCCCGATGACTTCGTCCATCCTGTCCTGGTGCCCCTGCCGGGCGGTGGTCATCACCTGCGGCCGATCCGGGAGGCGGACACTCCGCTCGATTATCCGGCTGTGATGGGTTCGCGTGAGCGGCTGTGGACGATCTTCGGCCCGGCCTGGGGCTGGCCCGCGGCCACCATGACCTACGAGGCCGACCAGGCCGACCTGTTGCGGCACGAGAAGGAGATCGCCGCACACCAGTCTTTCAACTACGCGCTGTTCGACGCGGCGGAGACAGCTCTGCTCGGCTGCGTCTACATCGACCCACCGGAGAAGGCCGGCGCGGACGGCGAGATCTCCTGGTGGGTGGTGGACGAACTGGTGGGCAGCAAGGTCGAGCAGGCCCTCGACGAGCTGGTGCCGCAGTGGATCGCCGCCGACTGGCCGTTCGAGCAGCCGCGTTTCCTCGGCCGAGAGGTCTCCTGGTCGGACTGGCTCGCCCTGCCGGAACACCCCGACGCGTAA
- a CDS encoding matrixin family metalloprotease, which translates to MVGLVGLMLMLMGLTVPQAAADPLRGTDPKTAVAQHDEAVYVVQEREDGTVYTAIYEPAAGVTPDELRASLRRQGIRGVQDAEPTATAGLGTLGCSPIVGTASALCGAKWSYGAYNDPQVYFLDHTSDSWPVSDAQVDWYQAPGIDAYYRWYTAGCPSGRHCVHTYSGSYGTDWYGQTSYTTSGGYFVDGSVVVRLNDQVTPNTYAARRSVACHEMGHALGLDHNGSTNSCMSVPEFPQHPSSQDFSVLNLLYPKAGT; encoded by the coding sequence ATGGTCGGACTGGTCGGCCTCATGCTGATGCTGATGGGGCTGACGGTGCCGCAAGCTGCTGCCGATCCGCTGCGCGGCACAGACCCTAAGACCGCTGTCGCCCAGCACGACGAAGCGGTGTACGTCGTGCAGGAACGAGAGGACGGCACCGTCTACACCGCCATCTACGAGCCTGCCGCAGGTGTCACGCCCGATGAGCTGAGGGCGTCACTGCGGCGCCAAGGCATCCGCGGTGTGCAGGACGCAGAACCGACAGCCACAGCCGGCCTCGGGACACTCGGCTGTTCCCCGATCGTCGGAACCGCGTCCGCGCTGTGCGGTGCCAAGTGGTCCTACGGTGCCTACAACGACCCGCAGGTGTACTTCCTCGACCACACCAGCGACAGTTGGCCGGTGAGCGACGCCCAGGTCGACTGGTACCAGGCGCCCGGCATCGACGCCTACTACCGCTGGTACACAGCCGGCTGCCCCAGCGGCCGCCACTGCGTGCACACCTACAGCGGAAGCTACGGAACCGACTGGTACGGCCAGACCTCGTACACCACCTCCGGCGGGTACTTCGTGGACGGTTCAGTCGTCGTGAGGCTCAACGATCAGGTTACGCCGAACACCTACGCGGCACGGCGCAGCGTCGCGTGCCATGAGATGGGCCACGCACTGGGGCTGGATCACAACGGGTCGACCAACAGCTGCATGTCGGTTCCCGAGTTCCCGCAGCACCCGTCGTCCCAGGACTTCTCGGTGCTGAACCTGCTCTACCCGAAGGCCGGCACCTGA
- a CDS encoding SMI1/KNR4 family protein, with translation MSVAESWSRVMSLLREHAPADHADLPGPATEQMLAAAEERMGISLHGDLRTWLLQNNLDLPEEDFDDEVQCCGFDGFPDEGSFFLGIRAMERLYANRSTSCGFDPPDQPDYPFWRNEWIPFLSDQDGWMGKFIDVRDGRVGSWFVGGPTVTGEYESMAQYFDSVAETLTKIADGSYPVCRFTEGRLVWS, from the coding sequence ATGAGTGTGGCTGAGAGTTGGTCGCGTGTGATGAGTCTTCTTCGGGAGCACGCGCCGGCCGATCACGCGGATCTGCCAGGGCCCGCTACGGAACAGATGCTCGCGGCAGCCGAGGAACGGATGGGGATCTCCCTGCATGGGGACCTGCGGACGTGGCTGTTGCAGAACAATCTGGATCTGCCGGAGGAAGACTTCGACGACGAAGTGCAGTGTTGCGGCTTCGACGGGTTCCCCGACGAGGGAAGCTTCTTTCTGGGTATCCGGGCGATGGAGAGGCTCTACGCGAACCGCTCCACGTCCTGTGGATTCGACCCTCCGGACCAGCCGGACTACCCGTTCTGGCGTAACGAGTGGATCCCGTTCCTGTCGGACCAGGACGGGTGGATGGGAAAGTTCATCGATGTGCGGGACGGGCGCGTCGGCAGCTGGTTCGTGGGTGGCCCCACGGTTACGGGCGAGTACGAGTCGATGGCCCAGTATTTCGACTCCGTGGCGGAGACGCTGACGAAGATCGCCGATGGAAGCTACCCGGTCTGTCGGTTCACCGAAGGTCGACTTGTCTGGTCGTGA
- a CDS encoding transposase family protein yields MRGALRAEPLWVETFTGLRMRQFERLLKVVRERGGNGPGGGRPWCLPLAERVLLVAVYYRTNLTMRQLAPLFGCSPATVCRVIQRLRPLLAIEPATRPADAVERLWIVDGTLIPVRDRKVGASSRNYRFSANVQVIIDADTKLVIAAARPVPGNTADAKAWRDSDLARHCEGVTVLADGAYIKTGLVVPHRKRPGRALLPGEEEDNAEHRKVRARVEHAFARMKHYKILRDCRQRGNGLHHAVQAVAHMHNLALAA; encoded by the coding sequence ATGCGTGGGGCGTTGAGAGCTGAGCCGTTGTGGGTGGAGACGTTCACGGGCCTGCGGATGCGGCAGTTCGAACGGCTGCTGAAAGTGGTCCGGGAGCGCGGCGGGAACGGTCCCGGTGGTGGCCGGCCGTGGTGTCTGCCGCTGGCGGAGCGGGTACTGCTGGTGGCCGTGTACTACCGCACGAACCTCACCATGCGACAGCTCGCGCCGCTGTTCGGCTGCTCGCCGGCGACGGTGTGCCGGGTCATCCAGCGGCTGCGGCCGCTGCTGGCGATCGAGCCGGCCACTCGCCCGGCCGACGCGGTCGAGCGGTTGTGGATCGTGGACGGCACCCTGATCCCGGTCCGCGACCGGAAGGTCGGTGCGTCCTCGCGCAACTACCGGTTCTCGGCGAACGTGCAGGTCATCATCGACGCCGACACGAAACTCGTGATCGCCGCGGCCCGGCCTGTTCCGGGCAACACCGCCGATGCGAAAGCGTGGCGGGACTCCGACCTGGCCCGGCACTGCGAAGGCGTGACCGTGCTGGCCGACGGTGCCTACATCAAAACCGGCCTTGTCGTCCCGCACCGCAAACGCCCCGGACGAGCCTTGTTGCCAGGCGAGGAAGAGGACAACGCCGAACACCGCAAAGTCAGGGCCCGCGTCGAGCACGCCTTCGCCCGCATGAAGCACTACAAGATCCTCCGCGACTGCCGCCAGCGCGGCAACGGCCTCCACCACGCGGTCCAAGCCGTCGCCCACATGCACAACCTAGCCCTCGCCGCATGA
- a CDS encoding S1 RNA-binding domain-containing protein: MDWQSESPELWAFLESLHGGDILSGTVAAIERFGVFVALDDGPAHPLFPGVGFIVIPELSWRHIDAPTDVVHVGQRVSCELLQFDTYHAEARLSLKALEPDPLRAFADRTPVGQEIRGTVEKTVPIGVFVELGDGIVGLIPSREIDGRPAVSPVEDFEAGEEITVIVTEIDLPTRRIFLSRPKNAQHEGVVPAT; encoded by the coding sequence ATGGATTGGCAGTCTGAGAGCCCGGAACTCTGGGCGTTTCTGGAGTCCCTGCACGGCGGCGACATCCTGTCCGGCACGGTCGCGGCGATCGAACGGTTCGGGGTCTTCGTGGCCCTGGATGACGGGCCTGCCCATCCGCTCTTCCCCGGTGTCGGGTTCATCGTCATCCCCGAACTGTCCTGGCGGCACATCGACGCCCCCACCGATGTCGTTCACGTAGGCCAGCGTGTCTCGTGCGAGCTCCTCCAGTTCGACACCTACCACGCGGAGGCCAGACTGTCCTTGAAGGCGCTGGAGCCCGACCCCCTGCGGGCTTTCGCCGACCGCACGCCGGTGGGTCAGGAAATCCGCGGGACAGTGGAGAAGACAGTTCCCATCGGCGTCTTCGTCGAGCTCGGAGACGGGATCGTCGGGCTGATCCCCTCCAGAGAGATCGACGGTCGGCCCGCGGTGAGTCCGGTGGAAGACTTCGAGGCCGGAGAGGAGATCACCGTCATCGTCACGGAAATCGACCTGCCGACCCGCCGAATCTTTCTTTCCAGGCCGAAGAACGCCCAGCACGAAGGTGTCGTGCCGGCCACGTGA